In Sphingomonas profundi, the sequence GCATCCCGGTTCACGCCGGTCAGGTCGGAATGGGGTCCACTGGGCGGGGGCTTGGCCATGACGATGTCCTCTCTGCTGGCCTTCTGAACGGACGGCTCCGGCGCGGGTTGCCTTCAATGGTCGCGAATCGCCTTTGCCAATTCCGCCTTGCCCATCTTCGATCGTCCGGCGATGCCGATCCGCCGTGCCTCGTCGTAGAGCTCGCGCCTGCTGCGCGCCTCCAGCTCCGTGCCCTTGTGCTCCAGCGTGCCGGCCGCCTTTGCGTTGGCGATGCGCGCGGCCTTCTCCTTCGATTCGCCCTTCTTGCGCAGCTCCTCGTAGAGCGCGTCGTCCTTGATCTGCGGCCCATGGTCCCGCGCCATCGCCCATCTCCACCCATGCCGATCGTGCCGGAACGCGGCACTTTGACCGATTATGCCGGAACGCGGCACTTTGCGCCCGGCTCCGCCGGCAATCGTTACAAAGGGGCGACAAAGCCGGGTGCCTTGCCTATATGCCCGGCCATCAGACACCGCGGTCGGGACCACGCGATGCTCACCACCGATCCATTCGACCGCGACCTCGGCGGGGACACGCTGCGCGAGGAGTGCGGCGTCTTCGGCATCTGGGGCGCCGATACCGCCGCCGCCATGGTGGCGCTCGGGCTCCACGCGCTCCAGCATCGCGGGCAGGAGGCGGCCGGAATCACCAGCTGGGACGGGCGCCAGTTCCACACCCACCGCGCGATGGGCCACGTCGCCGGCAATTTCGATCGGGACGAGGTGATTCGCGGGCTGCCGGGCCGCGTCGCCGTCGGCCATGTCCGCTACTCCACCACCGGCGAGACGGCGCTGCGCAACGTGCAGCCGCTGTTCGCGGAACTCTCGTCCGGCGGCTTCGCCGTCAGCCACAACGGCAACATCTCGAACGCGATGAAGCTGCGGCGGGAACTGGTGCGGCGCGGATCGATCTTCCAGTCCACCTCCGATACCGAGACGATCATCCACCTGGTCGCCACCTCCAGCTACCGCACGCTGCTCGATCGCTTCATCGATGCGCTGAAGCGGGTGGAGGGCGCCTACTCGCTCGTCTGCCTCACGCCCGAGGGCATGATCGCCTGCCGCGATCCGCTGGGCATCCGGCCGCTGGTGATGGGCCGCGTCGGCGATTCGTACATCTTCGCCTCGGAGACGGTCGCGCTCGACGTGGTCGGCGCCACCTTCCTGCGCGAGGTGGATCCGGGCGAGCTTGTTATCCTCTCCGAACAGGGCCTTCGTTCGATCCGCCCGTTCGCGCCGGTGCGGCCCCGACCCTGCATCTTCGAGCATGTCTACTTCTCCCGGCCCGATTCGATCGCCGGCGGCACCTCGGTCTATTCGGTGCGCAAGGCGATCGGCGCGGAACTGGCGCGCGAGAATCCGGTGGAGGCCGATCTCGTCGTGCCCGTGCCCGATTCCGGCACGCCGGCGGCGATCGGCTATGCACAGGCCAGCGGCATCCCGTTCGAGCTCGGCATCATCCGCTCGCACTATGTCGGCCGCACCTTCATCCAGCCCGGCGATCAGGTGCGACATTTGGGCGTGAAGCTGAAGCACAACGCCAATCGCCCGCTGATCGACGGCCAGCGCGTGGTGCTGATCGACGATTC encodes:
- a CDS encoding DUF7218 family protein — protein: MARDHGPQIKDDALYEELRKKGESKEKAARIANAKAAGTLEHKGTELEARSRRELYDEARRIGIAGRSKMGKAELAKAIRDH
- the purF gene encoding amidophosphoribosyltransferase produces the protein MLTTDPFDRDLGGDTLREECGVFGIWGADTAAAMVALGLHALQHRGQEAAGITSWDGRQFHTHRAMGHVAGNFDRDEVIRGLPGRVAVGHVRYSTTGETALRNVQPLFAELSSGGFAVSHNGNISNAMKLRRELVRRGSIFQSTSDTETIIHLVATSSYRTLLDRFIDALKRVEGAYSLVCLTPEGMIACRDPLGIRPLVMGRVGDSYIFASETVALDVVGATFLREVDPGELVILSEQGLRSIRPFAPVRPRPCIFEHVYFSRPDSIAGGTSVYSVRKAIGAELARENPVEADLVVPVPDSGTPAAIGYAQASGIPFELGIIRSHYVGRTFIQPGDQVRHLGVKLKHNANRPLIDGQRVVLIDDSIVRGTTSVKILQMLRDAGAAEVHLRIASPPTRHSCFYGVDTPERAKLLAAQMTVAEMANYIGADSLAFVSVDGLYRALGAEHGRDEMQPQHCDACFTGDYPTHLTDQEEVAPADQLSMLDERVVV